One stretch of Nicotiana tabacum cultivar K326 chromosome 18, ASM71507v2, whole genome shotgun sequence DNA includes these proteins:
- the LOC142172472 gene encoding uncharacterized protein LOC142172472 has protein sequence MENIPILMQHSGEWDDNNNFINFHVDAILIKTYWKFEQLLREIAKQLQKDSKTIVIQYAIAQGYPLITICSDMSVSVYMELKKSSAGMTTLPLCASFAKNTIAASTSSFDVAPISPEIAQFESTDMITTFDVQEGDDAILELDDANIITDQFHQNVEKGQIYEDKNLLALVMKQYAVREKCQYRVHKSCPRRYILECVDERCTWRLKASSLRASNLFKVTDFNSVHSCLTDKRFCSQKQAVSAFVAAVVQDKLVDPKTIYTPTDIQRVIQKAYGMDLSYMQAWRSKEKAMQLLRQSPSESYKKMPMYLYMLEYANPGSVTRLHTEGDGSFLYAFIAIYASIRGWVNCRPTVVVDGSFLKSTYRGTILTASTQDAEGQILPLAYAIVDSENDASWEWFFVQLRETYGQREGMCIVSDMHDAIWKATSIVYPEVPHCACMFHLWNNIKTNFRKSQKQIKEVYFALATTYTIEEFIRHMAELEAIDSKVKTYLMDIGYDKWSRAHSKANRTMTMTSNIAESVNAANKHARDLPVVNLLDFMTTLIQKWNYTNWKDAVESFMKIGAKYEKILTDNTILSHTMTVLPSTEFLHLVIDGQTRNVVRLHERNCSCGRFQLDDIPCPHAMAVIQKFHMDSYKYCSDYYSIDYLLKTYEIPVNPLPDETTWQIPEHISLQVVLPPKGKIKPGRPKKKRGIGGWEGNTVTCALCGRKGHNRRTCRNIPKRD, from the exons ATGGAAAATATTCCAATTCTGATGCAACATAGTGGAGAATGGGATGAtaacaataatttcataaattttcatgttGATGCAATTCTAATAAAGACTTATTGGAAATTTGAACAACTTCTCAGAGAAATTGCAAAGCAACTGCAAAAGGACAGTAAAACAATAGTTATTCAGTATGCTATTGCTCAAGGATATCCACTAATTACAATTTGCAGCGATATGAGTGTTAGTGTTTATATGGAATTGAAAAAATCAAGTGCAGGGATGACAACACTTCCCCTGTGTGCGTCGTTTGCTAAAAACACTATAGCTGCAAGCACCTCCAGTTTCGATGTTGCTCCAATTTCACCAGAAATTGCACAATTTGAAAGCACTGATATGATTACTACGTTTGATGTGCAAGAAGGAGATGACGCCATTTTAGAACTTGATGATGCAAACATCATAACTGATCAATTTCatcaaaatgttgaaaaaggacaaaTTTACGAAGACAAGAACCTGCTGGCTCTCGTTATGAAACAGTATGCTGTTAGAGAAAAATGTCAATATCGGGTTCATAAATCATGCCCAAGAAG GTATATCCTTGAATGCGTGGATGAAAGATGCACTTGGAGACTTAAAGCATCAAGCCTGCGAGCATCAAATCTTTTCAAAGTGACAGATTTCAATTCTGTCCACAGTTGTTTAACTGATAAGAGATTTTGTTCACAAAAGCAAGCTGTCTCAGCTTTTGTTGCAGCTGTGGTACAAGATAAACTTGTTGACCCGAAAACCATATATACACCAACAGATATCCAGAGAGTCATCCAAAAAGCATATGGTATGGACTTAAGCTACATGCaagcatggagatcaaaagaaaAAGCAATGCAATTATTGAGACAATCACCAAGTGAATCATACAAGAAAATGCCAATGTATCTTTATATGTTAGAGTACGCTAACCCAGGATCAGTGACACGACTACACACTGAAGGAGATGGGAGCTTCTTGTATGCATTCATAGCTATATATGCATCAATTAGAGGATGGGTCAATTGTAGGCCAACAGTTGTAGTTGATGGAAGTTTTTTAAAGTCAACATATAGAGGGACCATACTCACGGCTTCCACGCAAGACGCAGAGG GACAAATTCTACCCCTCGCATATGCAATTGTTGATTCGGAAAATGATGCATCGTGGGAATGGTTCTTCGTGCAGTTGAGAGAAACCTATGGACAAAGAGAGGGAATGTGCATTGTATCAGACATGCATGATGCTATATGGAAAGCAACTTCAATTGTCTATCCAGAAGTCCCTCATTGTGCATGTATGTTCCATCTGTGGAACAACATAAAGACAAACTTCAGGAAGAGccaaaaacaaatcaaagaagTATATTTTGCTTTAGCAACAACATACACTATTGAAGAATTCATCAGGCATATGGCAGAGTTAGAAGCTATTGATAGTAAAGTGAAAACGTACCTGATGGATATTGGATATGATAAATGGTCCCGGGCGCATTCCAAGGCAAATAGAACCATGACCATGACATCGAATATTGCAGAATCAGTAAATGCAGCAAACAAGCACGCAAGAGACCTCCCAGTTGTGAATTTGCTTGACTTTATGACAACATTGATTCAAAAATGGAATTACACCAATTGGAAGGATGCAGTGGAATCATTTATGAAGATTGGTGCAAAGTATGAAAAAATATTGACAGATAATACTATCTTATCACATACGATGACA GTGTTGCCATCAACTGAATTCTTACATTTAGTAATTGATGGCCAAACAAGAAATGTGGTGCGCCTACATGAAAGAAACTGCAGTTGTGGGAGGTTTCAGCTAGACGATATTCCATGTCCACATGCAATGGCAGTTATACAAAAATTCCATATGGATTCATACAAGTATTGCTCGGATTACTATAGCATAGACTACTTGCTGAAAACATATGAGATACCAGTAAATCCATTGCCTGATGAAACAACGTGGCAAATTCCAGAACATATCTCTTTGCAGGTGGTACTTCcaccaaaaggaaaaatcaaaccaGGAAGACCTAAAAAGAAGAGAGGCATAGGAGGCTGGGAAGGAAATACAGTTACATGTGCACTATGCGGGAGAAAAGGACACAACCGGAGAACATGCCGAAATATTCCAAAGAGAGATTGA